The Vibrio echinoideorum DNA window AGCTGATTACCTGTCGTCTTTAAAAGATGACCAAGATGCGCTTAATCGTGTTGTGACAGCAACGGAACAAGCGAATGAATACAAAGAAGAGATTCTTCAATTCGTCGATCAAAAAGACTTTTCTATTAACGGTCTAAAAACACTATTAGATAGCGAGAATGCTAGCGTTGTTAAAGCAGCTGAAGGGCTTTTGAGTGTATTTGATTCTTGGTACTCGTTCGAATACTTAGAATCACGTCGTAGCCGTTATCAAGACTCTTTAGATTTCCATCTTAATCTTGATTTCGATACTCGTGCCGACATTGTTTTAGACGATATATCCAACCCTTGGGAAAAAGGCTACGGTAACAACGATGTTAAAGGCCCAGTGGGTTCACATGGTACGCATGTTGCTGGAATCATCGCTGCTGAACGCAACAACTCAGTGGGTATTGATGGTGTGGCAGATTACGCTCAAATCATGGCTTTACGTATGGTGCCAAACGGCGATGAGCGAGACAAAGATATTGCCAATGCGGTGCGTTACGCCGTCGATAATGGCGCGAAGATCATCAACATGAGCTTCGGAAAAAGCTACTCACCACGCAAATACATTGTCGACCACGCATTCCGCTATGCCGCTCGTAACGGTGTGCTTATCGTTCACTCAGCGGGAAATAGCCGAAACGACAACGATATCAAACCAAGCTTTCCAAACCGCTACGCTAAGCACTACCGTTCAAAGCCTATTTCAACATGGTTAGATGTGGGAGCATCAGCGAAATACGCCGACGAAACCTTAGTGGCGAGCTTCAGTAACTTCGGCCAGAAAACGGTTGATGTGTTCGCACCAGGGTACCGCATTTTATCAACCACACCAGGTAATAGTTACGGTTCGAAAAGTGGCACCAGCATGGCAGCACCTGTTGTTTCCGGTGTCGCGGCTTTGGTTTGGTCACGCTACCCTGATTTGTCAGTCAAAGAGCTAAAAGCGATGTTGATGGGTGATGCAAAAATCTACCCAGAGCTACTTGTTAAAAAGCCTTCTTCCCCTGAAGATTTGGTTCCGTTCAGCACACTTTCTATCTCAGGAAGCGTGGTGGATGCTGAAGCCATTTTCGCAGAGCTAGAAACTCGATAACGATTTTTTTATTAGCCGTTAGCCGTTAGCCGTTAGCCGTTGATTCATAATTAAAAAAGGTTGCTCATGGCAACCTTTTTCTTCCCCACTAGCATCATTATTCAAACTACAAGGGTGTCCGTCATTCCCTAAAGCAAGGTACGTGCGTTATAGGGAATCTCGCTTTAGCTTTTACCTTCAGCACTAGATTTAACTGTAGCTCTAAGTTTAACTGTAGCTCTAAGTTTAACTTTAGCTCTAAGTTTAACTTTAGCTCGCGCTAGCGTAACTCAATAGTCATAAACTGGCTGTAAGGGTCTAACTCATAATCAGAAAAAGGTTCACAGTAATCAAAGCCGAATTTCTCGTATAAATTGCGAGCAGGTTTAAAGTAGTCTTCTGAGCCTGTCTCTAAGCTGATTTGTTGGTATTGACGAGCAGCCGCCGTATCCAAAACGTACTGCAGTAACTTACTCGCAACCCCAGATTGACGAGCGAATTGTGTAGTACGCATCGATTTAAGCTCAGCGTGTTGAGTATCAAGCTCTTTAATTGCCACACAGCCAAGCAGTTGGTTCTCTTTCCAAGCACTGAAAAAAGTAATCTCTGGCGACTTTAAGTCCTTAATATCCAATGCGTGAACACTTTCTGGTGGAGATGTCGCATACATATCCGCCAAATGCTCTTCGAGCAACTCAATCACTTCTCCGCCCGATAAGTCGTCAATTTTTATATCCATAACTGATTCATTTTCCTTAATAAATTATTAATCAATTTTCGATACCGTAAAATTACTCTATCCTAAGACCTAGCGAATAACATACTGTAACAATGGAGTGTCGCTGTATTTCTCGTGCACCCTTTTTGACACATACATGACAACAAGACAAGCATTAGCACGACATTAGCTTTTGCTTGAAGCACCTGTTTTCAATGAAAAAATAAGCAGTCAGGTCGATATGAGTATCCAACTAGATTTAACCACCGCAATACCTTGCCGGAATTTCGATTCTGCACAAGGGCGTATGACACTTCAAAATCACCGCATAATCGATGTCGACAATCAGATAGCTCATATCTTCGGTTACCAAAACCGAGAAGAACTGCTGCGTAATGTCGAGTTTGTGTACGCACTGGTTCCTGACAGCCACCAAGACCTGGCAAAAAAGCGTTACCTAGATGCGATCAAAGGGAAGCTAAAAAAAGGGAAGCTGTACACAGACATCCCTGCCAACGGCCGTGTTATCTCAATATTCTGTCTATCGCATATTATTGAATTGAATAACAAGCCCGCTCTTCAAATCACGATCATCGACATTACGTCCGTCGTAGAAGCCGAACGAAAGCGTCATGAAAATGATCGTATGTATCTGGAGTTATTGAGAACGTCCAAACAAGGGATCATCATCCATAAAGATTTCAAACCACTTCTCGTGAATCAAGCGTGGGTAGAAATTACTGGCGCAGAATCCATCGAACAAGTACTCGACATGGACTCCATCTTATCGCTAGTTCCTGAATCGCAGCGTGAAAGTACGATAAAGCGCTGTAAGAGTATTACTGAAGGTAATCCGCCAAGTTTTAGCTCAGTCATACTCAACCACTGCTTCGATGGAACTAAGAAGTACTTTAATGCTTACGATAACGTCATTAACTGGGAAGGCAAAAAAGCTATTCAAGTCATCCTTGAAGATATCACGGGTAAAGTATTGTTAGAGAAAGAGCTATTGCATCGCGCAATGCATGATGACTTAACGGACGTCTTTAATCGACGAGCTATTTATGACTGGTTGAAAAAACCAGTGAATCAGCAAACAGAAATGTCTTGTCTGTTGTTTGATATCGATGACTTTAAGTTAATTAACGATACCTATGGTCACACCGTTGGTGACACCGTCATTAAATACTTAGCTTGCACCATCAAAGCTTATGTGGAAACACTGAACGGCGTGGTTGCTCGTTGGGGTGGCGAGGAGTTTATTGTGTTTATTCCTAAAGCAAAATCTGAGCATACAAAAATCATCGCCCAAAGGATCTGCAAGAGTTTCAATCAACATCTTTTCTTAGGGAATAATCGTCGTCAGTTTACATCAAGCGTTAGTATCGGTATTACCAACCATTGTATTTGTCACTCATCTGATTCTATTGACACCCTGATCCGAGTAACCGATGACGCCCTTTATCGCGCGAAAGCGAACGGTAAAAACCAAATGTCAGTCAATGATGATGTGGTGTGTCTTGAAGCACTTGGCTAGCCATCAAGAATAAGAGTTAATACACATAACTTTATCGAATATTTACTTGTTATTTTTAGGTTCTAGTTTACTATGCGCAACCCCAATTATTTCAGCAAATGCTGTAGGCAACTATGTCCGCCAACGCACTCTACACCGACCTATCTGGTTACTATGATTTAATGTGTGTCGATATTGACTATCAAGCGCAAAGTAACTGCGTTCGTAGGCTACATCAAATTTTCGGAAATGATGGAAAAACTCACTTAGACCTTGGTTGTGGCACTGGCCCACACGTTCGTCATTTCATTGATTATGGCTACCAAAGTAGTGGTCTTGACCTGAACAAACCAATGCTAGACATCGCTCAAGTTCGCTGCCCAGAAGCCACATTTTCAGTGCAGAACATGAGCAACTTTGAAGTATCTGAGCCTCTGGATCTTATCACTTGTTTCTTATACTCAATCCATTACAACGATGGCATTGAGAATTTAAAAGCGTGCCTTGCGAGTGTTCATAGAGCGCTTAAACCTGGTGGTGTATTCTGCTTTAACGTAGTAGACAAAGACAAGATCAGCAACGATCTGTTTGTTCGACACACCACAAACCAAGAGCAAATTGATTTTACTTTCCGTTCAGGTTGGTACTACTCAGGCGAAGGTGACAAACAAGCACTGAAACTCAGTATTGAAAAAACGACCGCTGGTGAAACTCAGGTATGGAATGATGAGCACCCAATGGTAGCGTTCAACTTCAAAGCGTTGATAGAAATATTAGAGCCCTACTTTGAAGTTCATACCTTCGAACACGATTACGACAAGCTTTTACCTTGGGATAAGGTTTCAGGCAACGCGCTGATTACGTGTGTGAAAATCTAAACAAATAGAAACACAACGAGTTAAGCCAAACAATGAGATCAAAAAAGAACCCACACTCGCCGTTCTCCTTATAGAGCGTCAGCCAGTGTGGGTTCTTTCGTATCAAGTTATCTGTTACTAAACTATCGGTTGCTGAACTTTAAATTAGAAGTCTGCCGTCATACCTACGTAGTAAGTACGTGGCTCTTCAACATAACCTATGTACTCTAGATCGTCTGATACTGACTCGTCCGTTAGGTTTGAGATACCCGCACGAAGACGTACTGAATCGTTAACATTGTAAACCGTGCCAATGTTTAGCGTCGTGTAAGCGTCTTGAGTTAGGTCGCTTTCGATTTGACGCTCGCCACGGTAACGCGCACTCACAAAAGTGCTTAAGTCGTAGGTTGGGCTCCAGTTAAGCTTAACAAACCCGGAATGCTTGTAACGCTCGAGAAGTTGCTCACCTGTCG harbors:
- a CDS encoding S8 family peptidase, producing the protein MNHGHRLTTLVLAILASASASASAIDNSSIEPKPVNSPFIQDVKGTIVEDYSRKTPQPSFFSLRMLSNVDEQRGDWFNLSASYTTLQGVGSNVVYDYLMPPLMPQPVIVAVLDSGVDIEHEDLKNKLWTNVNEIPDNGIDDDGNGYIDDVHGWNYLGNSLGINVDHDTLEVTREYKKYLDLKENGHWIPRKKRKYYQTVEADYLSSLKDDQDALNRVVTATEQANEYKEEILQFVDQKDFSINGLKTLLDSENASVVKAAEGLLSVFDSWYSFEYLESRRSRYQDSLDFHLNLDFDTRADIVLDDISNPWEKGYGNNDVKGPVGSHGTHVAGIIAAERNNSVGIDGVADYAQIMALRMVPNGDERDKDIANAVRYAVDNGAKIINMSFGKSYSPRKYIVDHAFRYAARNGVLIVHSAGNSRNDNDIKPSFPNRYAKHYRSKPISTWLDVGASAKYADETLVASFSNFGQKTVDVFAPGYRILSTTPGNSYGSKSGTSMAAPVVSGVAALVWSRYPDLSVKELKAMLMGDAKIYPELLVKKPSSPEDLVPFSTLSISGSVVDAEAIFAELETR
- a CDS encoding GNAT family N-acetyltransferase, whose protein sequence is MDIKIDDLSGGEVIELLEEHLADMYATSPPESVHALDIKDLKSPEITFFSAWKENQLLGCVAIKELDTQHAELKSMRTTQFARQSGVASKLLQYVLDTAAARQYQQISLETGSEDYFKPARNLYEKFGFDYCEPFSDYELDPYSQFMTIELR
- a CDS encoding sensor domain-containing diguanylate cyclase, whose product is MSIQLDLTTAIPCRNFDSAQGRMTLQNHRIIDVDNQIAHIFGYQNREELLRNVEFVYALVPDSHQDLAKKRYLDAIKGKLKKGKLYTDIPANGRVISIFCLSHIIELNNKPALQITIIDITSVVEAERKRHENDRMYLELLRTSKQGIIIHKDFKPLLVNQAWVEITGAESIEQVLDMDSILSLVPESQRESTIKRCKSITEGNPPSFSSVILNHCFDGTKKYFNAYDNVINWEGKKAIQVILEDITGKVLLEKELLHRAMHDDLTDVFNRRAIYDWLKKPVNQQTEMSCLLFDIDDFKLINDTYGHTVGDTVIKYLACTIKAYVETLNGVVARWGGEEFIVFIPKAKSEHTKIIAQRICKSFNQHLFLGNNRRQFTSSVSIGITNHCICHSSDSIDTLIRVTDDALYRAKANGKNQMSVNDDVVCLEALG
- a CDS encoding class I SAM-dependent DNA methyltransferase, with the translated sequence MSANALYTDLSGYYDLMCVDIDYQAQSNCVRRLHQIFGNDGKTHLDLGCGTGPHVRHFIDYGYQSSGLDLNKPMLDIAQVRCPEATFSVQNMSNFEVSEPLDLITCFLYSIHYNDGIENLKACLASVHRALKPGGVFCFNVVDKDKISNDLFVRHTTNQEQIDFTFRSGWYYSGEGDKQALKLSIEKTTAGETQVWNDEHPMVAFNFKALIEILEPYFEVHTFEHDYDKLLPWDKVSGNALITCVKI